One Nostoc sp. UHCC 0302 DNA window includes the following coding sequences:
- a CDS encoding STAS domain-containing protein — protein MTLTQECQLIVIQPQQCLNWKHSNTLREQLSSLVPHPNHLWVIDLVKVDFMDSSGLAALVKGLSATRSSGCHLVICNLQAPVRMIFELTQMDSVFEIYENYDAVVTMFNPQS, from the coding sequence ATGACTCTCACACAAGAATGCCAATTGATTGTGATTCAGCCTCAGCAATGCTTAAATTGGAAGCACAGTAATACTTTAAGGGAACAGCTATCTAGCTTAGTACCTCACCCCAACCATCTTTGGGTAATTGATTTAGTCAAAGTAGATTTTATGGATAGTTCAGGGTTAGCCGCTTTAGTTAAGGGGCTTTCGGCTACACGTTCTAGTGGCTGTCATTTGGTAATTTGTAATCTGCAAGCACCTGTTCGGATGATCTTTGAATTGACTCAGATGGATTCAGTGTTTGAAATTTATGAGAATTATGATGCTGTAGTCACGATGTTCAATCCTCAGTCATGA
- a CDS encoding WecB/TagA/CpsF family glycosyltransferase — protein sequence MAHQNSLFKIRLDRIFSSETLNFFPVQLFKRQRKSFEQEREQAQKVHLLNVEIDNILTTEVLENLTSGTVFTPNVDHIMKLQNDHEFLEAYKTADYKLCDSQILMYASRFLGQPIQEKISGSDFFPAFYNFHKQNETIKIFLLGAAQGVAIKAQERINAKVQRNMVVGTYSPPFGFENNAAECRRIVEMINSSDSTVLAVGLGAPKQEKWIYKYRDQLPNIRIFLAIGATIDFEAGNVQRAPKYISDLGFEWLYRMASEPKRLWKRYLIEGLPFFGLVLQQKFNKYKITNDQAS from the coding sequence ATGGCACACCAAAATAGTCTCTTCAAGATTCGCCTTGATCGCATTTTCTCATCAGAAACACTCAATTTTTTTCCAGTACAGCTTTTCAAGCGTCAGAGAAAATCCTTTGAACAGGAGAGGGAGCAAGCACAAAAGGTTCATCTCTTAAATGTTGAGATTGACAATATTTTGACAACAGAAGTTTTAGAAAATCTGACATCTGGTACTGTATTTACTCCTAATGTAGATCACATAATGAAATTGCAAAATGATCATGAATTTCTTGAAGCTTATAAAACTGCTGATTACAAACTATGTGATAGTCAAATTCTAATGTATGCATCTCGTTTTTTGGGTCAGCCAATCCAAGAAAAAATTTCCGGTTCTGACTTTTTTCCTGCATTTTATAATTTCCATAAACAAAATGAAACAATCAAAATATTTTTATTAGGTGCAGCTCAGGGAGTAGCTATTAAAGCTCAAGAGAGAATCAATGCTAAAGTTCAGAGGAATATGGTTGTAGGCACATATTCACCACCTTTTGGATTTGAAAATAATGCGGCAGAGTGCAGAAGAATAGTTGAGATGATTAATAGTTCAGATTCCACAGTATTAGCAGTTGGATTAGGCGCACCAAAACAAGAAAAATGGATATATAAATACAGAGATCAATTACCAAATATTAGAATATTTTTAGCCATAGGTGCCACTATTGATTTTGAAGCAGGTAACGTACAAAGAGCGCCCAAATATATAAGTGATTTAGGCTTTGAATGGTTATATAGAATGGCATCCGAACCTAAAAGATTGTGGAAAAGATATCTAATAGAAGGATTGCCCTTTTTTGGACTAGTTCTGCAACAGAAATTTAATAAATACAAAATAACAAATGATCAGGCATCTTAA